From the Teredinibacter turnerae T7901 genome, one window contains:
- the tuf gene encoding elongation factor Tu, which produces MAKEKFERSKPHVNVGTIGHVDHGKTTLTAALTRVCSEVWGGAAVAFDGIDNAPEEKERGITIATSHVEYDSPTRHYAHVDCPGHADYVKNMITGAAQMDGAILVCGATDGPMPQTREHILLSRQVGVPYIVVFLNKADLLAEDCGGVGTDEYNEMLELVEMELRELLDTYEFPGDDTPIIPGSALMALNGEDDNELGTSAVRKLVETLDEYIPEPERAIDQPFLMPIEDVFSISGRGTVVTGRVERGIVKVGEEIEIVGINATTKTTCTGVEMFRKLLDEGRAGENVGVLLRGTKRDEVERGQVLAKPGTITPHTVFQSEVYVLSKDEGGRHTPFFKGYRPQFYFRTTDVTGACELPEGVEMVMPGDNIQMTVTLIAPIAMEEGLRFAIREGGRTVGAGVVAKIIE; this is translated from the coding sequence GTGGCTAAAGAAAAATTTGAACGTAGTAAACCCCACGTAAACGTAGGCACCATCGGTCACGTTGACCATGGTAAAACCACCCTGACCGCAGCTCTGACTCGTGTATGTTCAGAAGTATGGGGCGGTGCGGCCGTTGCTTTCGACGGTATCGATAATGCGCCAGAAGAGAAAGAGCGTGGTATTACCATCGCAACTTCTCACGTAGAGTACGATTCCCCAACTCGTCACTACGCGCACGTTGACTGTCCTGGACACGCCGACTACGTGAAAAACATGATTACTGGTGCTGCTCAGATGGACGGCGCTATCCTGGTTTGTGGTGCGACTGACGGCCCAATGCCTCAGACTCGTGAGCACATCCTGCTGTCTCGTCAGGTAGGTGTACCTTACATCGTTGTATTCCTGAACAAAGCGGACCTGCTGGCTGAAGACTGTGGCGGCGTAGGTACTGACGAGTACAACGAAATGCTGGAACTGGTTGAAATGGAACTGCGCGAGCTGCTGGATACTTACGAGTTCCCTGGCGACGACACTCCAATCATCCCAGGTTCTGCGTTGATGGCGTTGAACGGTGAAGACGACAACGAGCTGGGTACTTCTGCTGTACGTAAGCTGGTTGAAACTCTGGACGAATACATTCCTGAGCCAGAGCGCGCTATCGATCAGCCGTTCCTGATGCCTATCGAAGACGTATTCTCAATCTCCGGTCGTGGTACTGTTGTTACCGGTCGTGTTGAGCGTGGTATCGTTAAAGTTGGTGAAGAAATCGAAATCGTTGGTATCAACGCCACCACCAAAACTACCTGTACTGGTGTTGAAATGTTCCGCAAACTGCTTGACGAAGGTCGTGCAGGTGAGAACGTTGGTGTTCTGTTGCGTGGTACCAAGCGTGATGAAGTTGAGCGTGGTCAGGTACTGGCTAAGCCAGGCACTATCACTCCTCACACTGTGTTCCAGTCAGAAGTTTACGTTCTGTCTAAAGATGAAGGTGGTCGTCACACTCCATTCTTCAAAGGTTACCGTCCACAGTTCTACTTCCGTACTACTGACGTAACTGGTGCTTGTGAGCTGCCAGAAGGCGTTGAGATGGTAATGCCAGGTGATAACATTCAAATGACTGTTACCCTGATTGCACCTATCGCGATGGAAGAAGGTCTGCGTTTCGCTATCCGTGAAGGCGGCCGTACCGTTGGTGCTGGTGTTGTTGCTAAGATCATCGAGTAA
- a CDS encoding TRAP transporter substrate-binding protein: MKIRLGLICLLSSCLMLSSCGTDSDVRVIKMAHSLDTNHPVHKAMVYMAERLTVISGGKMQLDIYPGGQLGSERESIELLQIGSLAMTKVSASPLEGFVPAMKVFGIPYVFRDHDHYWRVLNGEIGKELLLAGEKVRLRGLGYFDAGSRSYYTVDKPIRSPDDLQGMKIRVQNSQTAVRMVKAMGGSGTPISWGELYTALQQGVVDGAENNPPSFFSSKHYEVCKFFTLNEHTSVPDIVIISSYVWNSLSAQEQSWLQQAMDEAVVFQRKLWVQATNEALEAVKAAGVEIIYPDKQPFMDVVQEMQKSYEGTPAYDLLERIKAI, translated from the coding sequence ATGAAAATCCGACTAGGTCTTATCTGTTTGCTCTCATCCTGCCTAATGTTAAGCAGTTGTGGCACCGACTCAGATGTGCGTGTGATTAAAATGGCGCACTCGCTCGATACAAACCATCCTGTCCACAAAGCGATGGTGTACATGGCCGAGCGGCTCACCGTTATTAGCGGCGGCAAAATGCAGCTGGATATCTATCCTGGTGGTCAGCTCGGATCAGAACGGGAATCTATCGAGCTCCTACAAATCGGTAGCCTTGCCATGACCAAAGTGTCGGCCAGTCCTCTCGAAGGTTTTGTGCCTGCAATGAAGGTGTTCGGAATTCCATACGTGTTTAGAGACCATGACCACTATTGGCGTGTGCTAAACGGCGAGATAGGTAAAGAGTTATTGCTGGCTGGTGAAAAGGTACGTTTGCGAGGCTTAGGTTATTTTGATGCGGGCAGTCGCAGTTACTATACGGTCGATAAACCAATCCGCAGCCCAGACGATTTACAAGGCATGAAGATCCGGGTGCAAAACAGTCAGACCGCTGTGCGTATGGTGAAGGCGATGGGTGGGTCTGGTACGCCCATATCCTGGGGTGAACTTTATACTGCGCTTCAGCAAGGTGTAGTGGACGGTGCGGAAAATAACCCGCCAAGTTTCTTTTCTTCAAAACATTATGAAGTGTGCAAGTTTTTTACCTTGAACGAACATACCTCGGTGCCGGATATTGTAATTATCAGTAGCTACGTATGGAACTCGCTCTCGGCTCAGGAGCAGTCCTGGTTACAGCAGGCTATGGATGAAGCGGTCGTGTTTCAGCGCAAGCTATGGGTGCAGGCGACTAATGAGGCGTTGGAGGCTGTGAAAGCTGCGGGTGTGGAAATTATCTATCCTGACAAGCAGCCATTTATGGATGTGGTGCAGGAGATGCAAAAAAGTTACGAAGGCACGCCTGCGTATGATCTTCTCGAGCGCATTAAAGCGATATAG
- a CDS encoding TRAP transporter small permease — MKNLLAKVEVLLGYFVGLLMFAIVADVSWQVVTRFVMSEPSSYTEEVARFLLIWIGLLGAAYAYRKHAHLGLDIVTRSLNAPTAAAVQKITDGVCLLFALAVMVVGGANLMLITLELDQISAALQIPIGFVYSVLPISGCLIMLFALERLLTPYTSLPENISTAEE; from the coding sequence ATGAAAAATTTATTAGCGAAAGTTGAAGTGCTTCTGGGGTATTTTGTCGGCTTGTTAATGTTTGCGATTGTTGCAGACGTAAGCTGGCAGGTTGTCACGCGATTTGTCATGAGCGAGCCCAGCTCATATACCGAAGAAGTTGCGCGCTTTTTATTGATATGGATTGGCTTGCTCGGTGCTGCTTACGCATACCGTAAGCATGCGCACTTGGGGTTGGATATAGTTACCCGCAGTTTGAATGCTCCGACGGCTGCGGCCGTGCAAAAAATTACCGACGGTGTTTGCCTGCTGTTCGCGCTCGCCGTCATGGTTGTCGGAGGAGCAAACCTGATGTTAATCACTCTCGAGTTAGATCAGATTTCCGCGGCTCTACAGATACCTATTGGCTTTGTCTACAGCGTCCTGCCTATCAGTGGTTGTCTGATTATGCTGTTTGCGCTTGAACGCCTCTTAACCCCTTATACAAGCCTGCCAGAAAACATCAGCACGGCTGAAGAATAA